The genomic region ATATTGTGCTTTTGCCTGAAGAAGTTAAGGAAATTCATGAGAATATTGATAAAATTGACAAAAAGTATGAAGATATTGCCAGAAGGCTGGAAAAAATTGCGATAAAACTGAAAAAGAGAGAAAAATACCTAAAGAATAATGGATATATTGAGTGTGAAAACTGTAAAATTTTATTTTTGCAGGAAAACAGCGAGAAAATGTGCTTTGAGTGTAGAATGAATGAAAAAAATCGAAAATTTCAGAAAATGGCTGATTTAATAAGAAATAAACCGTATATTTCAGAAAAACAGGCGGTCCGAATGACAAATACCGATAAATCTACATATTATAAAGCAAGAGATATATTGGCACAGCAGACTTACAATGATATGCTTTATTACTGCCTTGAAAAAAACAGGGAGATTTCTTTAAATGAAGATTATGAGTTTGAAATTCGGAGTGAGTCGAGGGAAGATGTGGAAAAATTTATAAAAAATTATGTGGACTATAAAATTGGGAGTGATAATGAGGAAGTCTTTAAGATTGAGAGAAAGTGGGCTTTGAAAAGATTAAGAAAGGATATGAAATTTAGGCTTGAGAATAATAGGAGATATTGATTTTTATAGTAAAATTTTTTTAAAACATATTTCAATATCATGATTTATTCGGATTAATATTATTACTCATTTAAAAAATAAATGTTTAATAAATTTTGAATTATGCACTATTTAGTAGGGAATTAAAACTTCTTGTTTTCAATATAGTTTCTATTTTTTTATTGGATTTAGTATTAGATTATTTGTTTAATAACAGTTTTTATTATTTTTATTATGTTTTTTCTTTTATTTTCACAGGATTGCTCGTTGCCGCAAATCCTTATCTTGCAATAAAAGTTTATCCTGAGAATCAAAATGTATGGTAAGATTGCTACGCAACACCTATGGCTAGACTCCGACTTTTATTTGCCCAACTTCGAAACTCCTCCTTCTAGTCGTCAAACAGTCGTAGTTAAACAAATAAAAGCTCCGTCGGTTTATTAAAACTAAAAAATATGATAAAATAATATATCTTAACTATTTGATAAAAAATTTTGAAAGAAGGTAAAAAGGATATGAAGAAAATATTTTTAATGATTGGAATGTTATTGGGAATTAATGGGTTTGCAGAAAAAAATATTAATAAAAATAATGTGAAAATAAAGCAGTCTGTGATAGCTACAACATATACGTATCCAGATGGTAAAAATCCGTTTTGGAATGATGTCTTGACACTTGGGAAAGATAAAGTTCCTTATGTGCTGATAAATCCAAATAATGGTGCAGGAAAAAAGGTAGAAGTAAATTATGCGGCTCAGATTAAGAAAAATAAAGAGGCTGGAATTAAGAACATTGCTTATATTCCGACAACATATCAGAAGCGAAATATTAAGGAAGTAAAGGCGGAAGTTGATAAGTATTTTGAATTTTATGGAAAGGATAGTATAAATGGATTCTTTTTTGATGAAATTGCGACTAGTACTCCTCAGCAGGTAAGCTATATGAAGGAAGTTTTTGAATATGTAAAAAGTAAGTCAAAAAATAACCTTGTGATTGCTAATCCTGGAGCATCTATTACAGATGCAATTTCGCCGTATGCAGATATTTTTGTGACAAGTGAGGTAAGCGCAAATACGTATATTAACAAATTTGAAAAGCCAAAATCTAATTTTGAAAATAATCAGTCAAATGCAAAACATATCTGGCATATTGTGCATAGTGCGACTCCTAAGGAATATGCTGAGATTGTGAGGCTTTCTCGACAAAGAAATGCAGGATGGCTGATGATAACGGATGACATTATGCCAAATCCGTATGATAAGAAGCCGTCTAAATTTATAGAAATGGTAAATATGATTAATAATTAATTTTGATACTATTTGATTTTACGATTGTTTAGTTTTTATAAGTTGATTTTAAAAAGTTAAAATATAGATGGAGAAAAGATGTATATAGAAGAGTTATTGAAGGAAGCGGATAAATCAATGGAAAATTACAAGTTTGACGATGCACTTGTATATTTAAAGTCAGTGCTTGAAATTGATGAAAATAATTATTCGGCACTGATGACGCTTTCCAAACTTTATTCAGACTTTGGAATGTTTGAACAGGCGAAGGAATATGCGGAAAAACTGCAGAAAAAGTATCCTGATAGCAGGGATACGCTTTTTACGTTGGGATTTGTCTATCAATCGCTTGGAAGATTGAAAAAGGCGATTTCACTTTATAAAAAATTTCTGGAAATAGAAAAAAATTATTTTGTGTATCTGAATATGGGAATGTCCTACGCTTTATTAAAGTATTATAGAAAGGCGATAGAAAATATTGACAAGGCGATAGAAATGGAGCCTGAAAGTTCAGAAGCATATGTGGAAAAAGGTGATTGCCTTACAATGATGGGCAGATACGACGAAGCAATTTCTGAATACAAAAAACTTTTAAATGCAAAATTTAACGAAGTTGAAGAATTTTCCCTCTACGCACGAATGGGCGACACAATGGCGTATTCAAATGATATAAAAGGAGTTGTAAAATATTATAATATCGCTATAAATTGTGAAAATGTGGAAGATTATATATTTGAAGATTATTTTGAGATATTGTTCAGAGCGGAGGAGTTTGAGGAAATAAAACTTCTGCTTTTGAATTATGAAAATGCAACGAATGAGAATAAAGGGCTTTCAAGAATAAAAATGCTAAATTTGCAGGGAAGATTTTTTGTGAAAACGGAAGATTATGAAAATGCACAAAAAGTTTGTAATAAGATGATTATTTTAGAACCTGAAAAT from Leptotrichia hongkongensis harbors:
- a CDS encoding spherulation-specific family 4 protein translates to MKKIFLMIGMLLGINGFAEKNINKNNVKIKQSVIATTYTYPDGKNPFWNDVLTLGKDKVPYVLINPNNGAGKKVEVNYAAQIKKNKEAGIKNIAYIPTTYQKRNIKEVKAEVDKYFEFYGKDSINGFFFDEIATSTPQQVSYMKEVFEYVKSKSKNNLVIANPGASITDAISPYADIFVTSEVSANTYINKFEKPKSNFENNQSNAKHIWHIVHSATPKEYAEIVRLSRQRNAGWLMITDDIMPNPYDKKPSKFIEMVNMINN
- a CDS encoding DciA family protein — protein: MEGIKDLKNLALEAIEKRSSLLKNEKYILWKIKKNWKQIVSGPIGEKTYPKSLFNGNLVVVINDGVIYHTTIMYAENIKEKINTFLNGKFLESIEFSKINYKIKRDLLDELIENEENRGTIRAGEIPRGNVRERNRNIDSENKIAEKVKDIVLLPEEVKEIHENIDKIDKKYEDIARRLEKIAIKLKKREKYLKNNGYIECENCKILFLQENSEKMCFECRMNEKNRKFQKMADLIRNKPYISEKQAVRMTNTDKSTYYKARDILAQQTYNDMLYYCLEKNREISLNEDYEFEIRSESREDVEKFIKNYVDYKIGSDNEEVFKIERKWALKRLRKDMKFRLENNRRY
- a CDS encoding tetratricopeptide repeat protein gives rise to the protein MYIEELLKEADKSMENYKFDDALVYLKSVLEIDENNYSALMTLSKLYSDFGMFEQAKEYAEKLQKKYPDSRDTLFTLGFVYQSLGRLKKAISLYKKFLEIEKNYFVYLNMGMSYALLKYYRKAIENIDKAIEMEPESSEAYVEKGDCLTMMGRYDEAISEYKKLLNAKFNEVEEFSLYARMGDTMAYSNDIKGVVKYYNIAINCENVEDYIFEDYFEILFRAEEFEEIKLLLLNYENATNENKGLSRIKMLNLQGRFFVKTEDYENAQKVCNKMIILEPENSRHYMNLAYVLELQNKYDEALEYVVKMDKLVEDKEFLKELKKRLKKNKRKFERKNEKRLEKNKSEKI